Proteins from a single region of Streptomyces sp. HUAS 15-9:
- a CDS encoding DUF7660 family protein, giving the protein MIADMEAGNTASIRLHEGFGFRHVGTRGCGGAQCENATLDRFLDALAAWINDAPGWYGNFHQEMPEHGDWTFFARALSAAVVHE; this is encoded by the coding sequence ATGATCGCGGATATGGAGGCCGGCAACACCGCGTCGATCCGTCTGCACGAGGGCTTCGGCTTCCGCCACGTCGGAACCAGGGGGTGCGGGGGCGCGCAGTGCGAGAACGCCACCCTGGATCGCTTCTTGGATGCGCTGGCCGCCTGGATCAACGACGCCCCCGGCTGGTACGGGAACTTCCACCAGGAGATGCCCGAGCACGGCGACTGGACGTTCTTCGCCCGCGCGTTGAGCGCCGCCGTCGTCCACGAGTAA
- a CDS encoding VOC family protein yields the protein MLGTDFRAGSPVWIDLGSPDLDVAAAFYSAVFGWRFMSLGPEAGGYGLFQKDGKTVAALGPLTEEDAQPAWTTYFRSDDIQATARDVVTGGGRVRVEPMSVGEGRLAQFTDPRGAEFAVFEAGAGLEKTSEDNTLVWVELQVADPEAAIRFYHGLFGWRTREMRAPGMTYRVLSIRDGDQEEGSFGGVAPLQGEHEVARWVPYFAVADADAVVAAVQGNGGTVLMPAADVPDVGRIAWLADPAQAVFAVLKPNPRQS from the coding sequence ATGCTCGGCACCGACTTCCGCGCCGGGTCACCCGTCTGGATCGACCTCGGCAGCCCGGACCTGGACGTGGCCGCCGCCTTCTACAGCGCCGTCTTCGGCTGGCGGTTCATGTCCCTCGGGCCCGAAGCGGGCGGGTACGGGCTCTTCCAGAAGGACGGGAAGACCGTCGCCGCCCTCGGGCCGCTGACCGAGGAGGACGCCCAGCCGGCCTGGACGACGTACTTCCGCAGCGACGACATCCAGGCCACCGCCCGTGATGTGGTCACCGGCGGCGGCCGGGTGCGCGTCGAGCCGATGAGCGTGGGCGAGGGGCGACTGGCCCAGTTCACCGATCCCCGGGGCGCGGAGTTCGCCGTGTTCGAAGCCGGGGCGGGCCTGGAGAAGACGTCCGAGGACAACACGCTGGTGTGGGTCGAGCTGCAGGTCGCGGACCCGGAAGCGGCCATCCGCTTCTACCACGGGCTGTTCGGCTGGCGTACTCGGGAGATGCGGGCGCCCGGCATGACGTACCGGGTCCTGAGCATCAGGGACGGCGACCAGGAGGAGGGGTCCTTCGGCGGCGTGGCTCCGCTTCAGGGGGAGCACGAAGTGGCGCGCTGGGTGCCGTACTTCGCCGTTGCCGATGCGGATGCCGTCGTCGCCGCGGTTCAGGGAAACGGCGGGACGGTGCTCATGCCGGCCGCGGACGTACCGGACGTCGGGCGTATCGCCTGGCTGGCGGACCCGGCCCAGGCGGTGTTCGCCGTACTGAAGCCGAACCCGCGCCAGAGCTGA